A single genomic interval of Anopheles marshallii chromosome 2, idAnoMarsDA_429_01, whole genome shotgun sequence harbors:
- the LOC128708796 gene encoding borealin-like, which yields MVRTKVSRAATKRGQNSSDSKLYIEMKLRDFDVISDCHLTNIELKYQNDMDKLNRAFEVLRSRIPKNLLSLTMGELRAMQKATEELNTSAPLNQTVSANMSALLEKSCRKKSKDDGYLTEESEHGDTYRVGSLMPSSKARFGPLMSARIRRRSKSTSSITTPHVNRSLFTVPQSAMVGKTQTLIGSALKAQVPRTERASRSKQKTSPVQRPKAISADRGYGVITPKVQPYAALAMMRHAKQGESVFSITGSPVVTANMLESSANVNIPVLNGMLAIRPTELDVVDESLLRKIDPNVLLELKQLQSNLDKIMSTLNIS from the exons atggtgcGCACAAAAGTTTCTCGTGCGGCTACAAAGCGGGGCCAAAACAGTTCCGATTCGAAGCTGTACATCGAAATGAAGCTGCGAGATTTCGACGTTATCT CGGATTGCCATTTGACCAATATTGAGCTGAAATATCAGAACGATATGGATAAACTGAACCGTGCGTTTGAGGTTTTGCGTTCCCGTATACCGAAAAATCTGCTTTCACTCACCATGGGAGAATTGCGTGCAATG CAAAAAGCAACTGAAGAACTGAACACCTCAGCTCCACTTAACCAAACAGTGAGCGCAAATATGAGCGCACTGCTGGAGAAATCTTGCCGCAAAAAGTCGAAAGATGATG GTTACCTTACAGAGGAAAGCGAACATGGCGATACGTACCGGGTCGGGTCGCTAATGCCCTCGTCGAAGGCACGCTTTGGTCCACTGATGTCAGCTAGAATACGGCGACGCAGCAAATCGACCAGTTCCATCACGACGCCCCACGTGAACCGTTCACTATTCACTGTACCGCAAAGTGCGATGGTTGGAAAAACGCAAACACTCATCGGCTCGGCCCTTAAAGCACAGGTACCGCGTACCGAACGTGCTTCACGATCGAAGCAAAAAACCTCGCCCGTGCAACGCCCGAAGGCGATCAGTGCCGACCGAGGTTACGGGGTGATAACACCAAAGGTACAGCCGTATGCTGCACTAGCAATGATGCGGCATGCGAAACAAGGGGAATCTGTATTCTCTATTACCGGTAGCCCTGTTGTTACCGCCAA TATGCTCGAATCAAGTGCAAACGTTAACATTCCCGTGTTGAACGGTATGCTTGCCATCAGACCAACCGAGCTGGATGTTGTCGATGAATCGCTGCTACGTAAGATCGATCCGAACGTGCTGCTTGAGCTAAAGCAGCTACAAAGCAATTTGGACAAAATTATGAGCACTCTCAATATCTCCTGA
- the LOC128710235 gene encoding zinc finger protein 236-like gives MELKAEKKDNDDDESGGRQRQYRNSTTVAAASVAMDVDAAANGNGDAISDQEIVEVGIDEDHIKFLTSMHSGDEEPTNGHRASLVAHRSATNGVAGNGRDRRAVIERSSNTVATGKHRRSAMLRIPAHRNGVLNGLKVQQQRGNGAIGYSEDESDGDDDGDEDDDDDDDDDDDDDDDDEEDVMVVAANILSKTAQRSSLLGGTGRTYQCDVCPRIFHRPDHLRYHMRIHEKNNPFECKLCFSVFASDPAFAHHIRTEHAGMGLADALPPVPETEANFFACTYCDKSFTDAVELEEHLHQQHLGNRPYKCNMCPKAFIRMDFLQCHYLKYHSFHPMDDEEEEEGEEEEQYLPMEQHQQQSQHAQFENRAKRPRLMVRKIEDLVDDRMAKSARGGVGVSRRTSHTGTGTSISSDEHRDDEDEDEDGDDEGTGAESSDQHQKFLQRKEASGGRHFLPKLSSVHSRFLVAMEEQHSKKLAAAVAVEECIKHRCPVCDRGFAREPDLMLHVRTHPDLPTFKCPLCELTFIGSDFLKNHLKKHVLGNGEDPGAPGAIDLTAAPPTEPSAQSTGDVGSDPVRPLSTAMPSTAKLPKPIITSKPPSTGISLLKPIEERKPPDHQQEYCVKTADGKFMCTVCERLFSHQQTVRIHFRIHTNEKPYKCTFCEESYIRSDYLERHLKVHFKDGMLPAVAIASMAAAAAAVATGGNRSAASSPPLTVKEESFAESPVTPAGTGTAGSSSASKPLIGRAGLAPENYHFTESNDGQFVCKICDTVFNQVALLRKHALAHTEEKPFHCDICDRSFNRVDYLKEHFKSKRHLQLVAEAATGGDSLSAPATRADEEDDDSTMDDGVSSMARSKLTGSKSTAKVSSSPAVGGAEVTNGDRGARGADAKGNGNSNSSSSSNSSSSSSRSSSSSRSSNNSNRNNTSVTSNPSPPKQKPGTTTPPVGGEAESRSVLGEFHRSDYERTSDGRYKCNQCDKTFVTAVTLKMHIRLHTGEKPYKCDKCDKAFIRSDYLKTHEKCHRQESFLNMLSLTTSKEPSTASEAGDSDADGGEAEEEHTQEGNRSMLGSGTISGGNDTAGGDQNEEEEQEDDSEEEEGEEEEEEESEESDDDEQVIEVMVKEASCSESEDDEEDAEEEEDEEEEEEEEAGGQHTLYAANNSTNRNASSTMNVTKNSRKEKVSSKRRNRTKASVSSNRSFAATSGGDSSNNGYDHEDDSTSQASGPASGHQYGGAESMHNGQKGKHRCPMCDKLFAWPKSLKIHLRTHTGEKPYRCDVCGKCFGRSDSLRGHKRTHTEEKLMQCHLCDVSCTTAAELVQHQYSAHGLQPLES, from the exons ATGGAGCTGAAGGCGGAGAAAAAAgacaacgatgacgatgaaaGCGGTGGTCGACAGCGACAGTATCGCAACAGCACCACCGTTGCAGCTGCGTCGGTTGCAATGGATGTCGATGCGGCAGCGAACGGTAATGGCGACGCGATCTCGGATCAGGAGATTGTGGAGGTTGGCATTGATGAGGATCACATCAAGTTTCTCACCAGCATGCACTCGGGCGACGAGGAACCGACGAACGGGCACCGTGCATCGTTGGTTGCACACCGGAGCGCCACAAATGGGGTCGCCGGAAATGGACGGGACAGGCGGGCGGTTATCGAGCGTAGCAGTAACACCGTCGCCACCGGAAAGCATCGTCGTTCCGCCATGTTGCGCATTCCAGCACATCGGAATGGTGTGTTGAATGGGTTGAAGGTACAGCAACAGCGTGGCAACGGTGCAATCGGGTACAGTGAGGATGAATCGGACGGTGACGATGACGGCGAtgaagacgacgacgacgacgatgatgatgatgatgatgatgacgacgacgacgaggaggaTGTGATGGTCGTCGCCGCGAACATCCTATCGAAGACGGCACAGAGGTCATCGTTGCTTGGTG GCACGGGCCGGACGTATCAGTGTGACGTTTGTCCGCGGATATTTCATCGGCCGGATCATTTGCGCTACCATATGCGTATCCACGAGAAGAACAATCCATTCGAGTGCAAGCTTTGCTTCAGTGTGTTTGCATCCGATCCGGCATTCGCACACCACATACGCACCGAGCACGCCGGTATGGGGTTGGCCGATGCATTGCCACCGGTACCGGAAACGGAGGCGAACTTTTTCGCCTGCACGTACTGCGACAAATCGTTCACCGATGCGGTTGAGCTGGAGGAACATTTACACCAGCAACATTTAGGCAATCGACCGTACAAATGCAACATGTGCCCGAAAGCGTTCATCCGGATGGATTTCCTACAGTGCCACTACCTGAAGTACCACAGCTTTCATCCCATGgacgatgaggaggaggaggagggagAGGAGGAGGAACAATACTTGCCAATggaacagcatcaacagcaatcGCAGCACGCACAGTTTGAAAATAGGGCGAAAAGGCCCCGATTGATGGTGCGAAAGATTGAAGATTTGGTGGATGATCGTATGGCGAAGAGTGCTAgaggtggtgttggtgtgtcCCGGCGTACGTCCCACACCGGCACGGGGACGAGCATCTCGAGCGACGAACATCGGGACGATGAGGACGAGGACGAGGATGGAGACGATGAAGGGACGGGCGCGGAAAGTAGCGATCAGCATCAAAAGTTTCTCCAGCGAAAGGAAGCGTCTGGCGGGCGCCACTTTCTCCCGAAGCTAAGCAGTGTCCATAGTCGGTTTCTGGTGGCCATGGAGGAACAGCATTCCAAAAAGTTGGCCGCAGCAGTCGCGGTCGAAGAGTGCATTAAACATCGGTGTCCGGTTTGCGATCGAGGTTTCGCTCGCGAACCGGACTTGATGCTGCACGTGCGTACTCATCCCG aTTTACCCACCTTTAAGTGTCCGCTGTGTGAGCTGACCTTTATCGGGTCGGATTTTTTGAAGAATCACCTTAAGAAGCACGTACTCGGTAATGGTGAAGATCCGGGTGCACCTGGTGCAATCGACTTGACAGCTGCCCCGCCGACGGAACCATCCGCACAATCGACCGGTGATGTCGGATCGGATCCGGTTCGTCCACTGTCCACTGCAATGCCCTCGACGGCTAAGCTTCCGAAGCCGATCATTACGTCGAAACCACCTTCCACTGGCATATCGTTGTTGAAACCGATCGAAGAACGGAAACCACCGGACCATCAGCAAGAGTATTGCGTGAAAAcggccgacggaaagtttatGTGTACGGTTTGTGAGCGACTGTTTTCGCACCAGCAAACCGTGCGCATCCATTTCCGGATCCACACGAACGAAAAACCCTACAAATGTACATTTTGCGAAGAGTCCTACATCCGGTCGGATTATCTCGAGCGCCATCTGAAGGTACACTTTAAGGATGGAATGCTGCCGGCGGTGGCGATTGCCAGTATGGCCGCGGCGGCTGCTGCAGTCGCAACGGGTGGTAATCGATCGGCTGCTTCATCGCCGCCACTTACGGTGAAGGAGGAATCGTTCGCTGAAAGCCCGGTCACACCGGCCGGAACAGGTACGGCGGGCAGCAGTTCCGCCAGCAAACCGCTCATCGGTCGAGCCGGTTTGGCGCCggaaaattatcatttcaCCGAATCGAACGATGGACAGTTTGTGTGCAAGATTTGCGATACCGTGTTCAACCAGGTGGCCTTACTGCGCAAGCACGCCCTGGCGCACACGGAGGAGAAACCGTTTCACTGCGACATTTGCGACCGGTCCTTCAATAGGGTAGATTATCTGAAGGAACACTTCAAATCGAAACGGCACCTACAACTGGTGGCCGAAGCTGCCACGGGTGGCGATAGTTTATCAGCGCCGGCAACACGCGCCGAtgaggaagatgatgattCCACGATGGATGATGGTGTTTCGTCGATGGCTCGATCCAAATTGACGGGGAGTAAAAGTACCGCGAAAGTATCCTCATCACCCGCCGTCGGTGGGGCTGAGGTGACTAATGGCGACAGAGGTGCACGCGGAGCAGATGCGAAGGGTAACGGTAACAGTaatagtagcagtagcagcaatagtagcagcagtagcagccgaagtagcagcagtagtcgAAGCAGTAACAATAGCAATAGAAACAATACCTCCGTTACGTCCAATCCGAGTCCACCGAAGCAGAAGCCCGGTACGACTACACCGCCGGTGGGCGGCGAAGCTGAGTCACGATCGGTGCTGGGTGAGTTTCACCGATCGGATTACGAACGCACCAGCGACGGACGGTACAAATGCAACCAGTGTGATAAGACGTTCGTGACGGCGGTCACGCTGAAGATGCACATCCGGTTGCACACGGGCGAAAAGCCGTACAAGTGCGACAAGTGTGATAAGGCGTTCATTCGTTCGGATTATCTGAAGACGCATGAAAAGTGCCACCGGCAGGAATCGTTCCTGAACATGCTTTCGCTAACGACATCGAAGGAACCGAGCACGGCCTCGGAAGCGGGTGATTCGGATGCGGACGGTGGTGAGGCGGAAGAGGAACACACGCAAGAGGGCAACCGGTCGATGCTAGGGAGTGGTACGATTAGCGGAGGAAACGACACTGCCGGTGGAGACCAGAATGAGGAAGAAGAGCAAGAAGATGATtccgaagaagaagaaggcgaagaagaagaggaggaggaatCGGAAGAAAGCGATGATGACGAACAG GTAATCGAAGTGATGGTAAAGGAAGCGAGCTGCTCCGAAAGTGAGGATGATGAGGAGGACGCtgaggaagaggaggatgaagaggaggaagaggaagaagaagcgGGTGGACAGCATACTCTGTATGCGGCCAACAACAGTACAAACCGGAACGCATCCAGCACAAT GAACGTAACAAAAAACTCGCGAAAGGAAAAAGTATCGAGTAAGCGAAGAAACCGAACGAAAGCTTCCGTTTCTTCGAATCGTAGTTTCGCGGCAACTAGCGGTGgagacagcagcaacaatggGTATGACCACGAGGATGACAGCACATCCCAGGCCAGTGGACCAGCCAGCGGTCATCAGTATGGCGGAGCCGAATCGATGCATAATGGCCAGAAGGGCAAACACCGGTGTCCGATGTGCGATAAGCTGTTTGCCTGGCCCAAGTCACTCAAAATTCATCTTCGTACGCATACGGGCGAGAAACCTTATCGGTGCGATGTGTGTGGCAAATGCTTCGGACGGTCGGACAGCTTGCGAGGCCATAAGCGGACACACACTGAGGAAAAGCTCATGCAGTGCCATTTGTGCGACGTTAGCTGTACCACCGCGGCCGAGCTGGTACAGCATCAGTATTCAGCGCACGGTTTGCAGCCATTGGAAAGTTAG
- the LOC128707514 gene encoding borealin-like — MVRTKVSRNTASKRNRTSYQEERYVNIMREFEIVSETFNTSIDAKLDAQLEKIDYQASMMKSRIPKEILQMTMGDLRKTDCNLFVDVLNMGSAIEDIMGAGNCSQLSIGSGDGQTSLQKSYRTDEGYLTEENAKQSFDVMASVKPSKRPIGPLASAMKKNRRRSKSVSGHTTTPCKPASASLLFGMKAKKPEACTPGKSLFLGQSERFSRPKFRTPMAEVNKKGRTQAVSTDRGMSQITLKVEPNTPLAFIRYPRVGENVYSLTGSPVVNAVMTKHMANVNIPVSNGVLSLQPTDLEDVDTKFLPKIDYATLEHLKKLQSNLNKIMQYAEECNFHMKE, encoded by the exons ATGGTGCGCACAAAAGTATCTCGAAACACGGCATCAAAGCGAAACCGTACCAGCTATCAAGAGGAGCGCTACGTTAACATTATGCGTGAGTTTGAGATTGTAT CTGAAACATTTAATACGTCGATCGACGCAAAGCTGGACGCTCAATTGGAAAAGATTGACTATCAGGCGAGCATGATGAAGAGTCGCATACCGAAGGAAATTCTCCAAATGACGATGGGTGATTTGCGAAAGACCGACTGTAACCTATTCGTCGATGTGCTAAACATGGGTTCCGCGATCGAGGACATCATGGGCGCAGGAAACTGCAGTCAGCTCTCGATCGGATCGGGAGATGGGCAAACAAGCCTGCAAAAGTCATACAGAACCGATGAAGGTTATCTTACGgaggaaaatgcaaaacaatcatttgaCGTGATGGCATCGGTCAAACCATCGAAACGTCCGATCGGACCGCTAGCGTCGGCAATGAAGAAAAACCGCCGCCGCAGTAAATCCGTCTCTGGCCATACCACCACACCTTGCAAGCCGGCTTCGGCGTCGTTGTTGTTTGGGATGAAAGCAAAGAAACCCGAAGCGTGTACGCCGGGTAAGAGCCTATTCCTGGGACAGTCAGAACGATTTTCGCGTCCCAAGTTTCGTACACCGATGGCAGAGGTCAACAAGAAGGGTCGTACACAGGCGGTCAGTACGGATCGGGGCATGAGCCAAATCACGCTGAAGGTAGAACCAAACACACCGCTAGCCTTCATACGCTATCCGAGAGTGGGCGAGAATGTTTACTCACTTACCGGCAGTCCGGTCGTGAATGCGGTCATGACGAAACACATGGCGAATGTGAACATTCCGGTATCTAACGGGGTGCTGTCGTTGCAGCCGACCGATCTGGAGGATGTAGATACGAAGTTTTtacccaaaatcgattacgctACGTTGGAGCATCTGAAAAAACTGCAGTCGAACTTGAACAAAATCATGCAGTACGCTGAAGAATGCAATTTTCACATGAAGGAGTGA